A stretch of DNA from Anaerolineales bacterium:
GCCCTGCAGCCCGGTTGGAACATCCTGTTGCTCGCCCGAAAACCTATCCTTCAAGCACAATTTACGGAGATCCAAAGTAGCTTACAAACACTCCTCACCCGAGGGCAAATCTTGAATGGCAACAACGAACGACCAGCCACTGCATGAGCATACAAGCACACCGGAACCTCGCTTGCGTGATCTGCCTGTAACCATTTGGAACCTGCCACGTATACCATTATTGGCACTCATTCGCTTGTATCAGATGACTCTTTCACGCACATTACCGGAAGGCACCTGCCGCTTTTATCCCACCTGTTCACATTATGGCTACCAGGCGATCTATAAGTATGGGGCCATCAAAGGCAGCTTAATGGCCACCTGGCGGGTGATCAGGTGTAACCCATTTAATCCGGGTGGCTTTGATCCAGTACCTTAG
This window harbors:
- a CDS encoding membrane protein insertion efficiency factor YidD, yielding MATTNDQPLHEHTSTPEPRLRDLPVTIWNLPRIPLLALIRLYQMTLSRTLPEGTCRFYPTCSHYGYQAIYKYGAIKGSLMATWRVIRCNPFNPGGFDPVP